The DNA segment GCTTGGCGAAATCCGGGTCCCATTCCGCTTTTGCCTTGGCGGGAGCCTGCTGCCCGAGCGCCGAGAACGTGATCTGACTGCCGCGGTCCTCGATGATCTCGCCCCATACCTGTTCGGGGGGATCCAGTGATGAACCGGCCTGCTCGAGTGCTTCGACGATCCGGCTCTTCTCCTCGGCGGTGAGGTCTTCCGAGTACAACTGCTCCCACTGCGTGTCGTAGGAGTAGAACTTGGTGCCGCAGGTGGGCAACAGCGAGAGCATCTCCAAGCGTCGGTCGCAGGGAAGGAGGGCCAGCAACTGTTTCTCGAACTGGGGCCATGCCCCGCCGGAGATCACGGCTACCCGTACCACCCCGAGGAGGTCCGTCAGCAGCCTGACCATCTCGTGGTCGAGCGACGCCTTGCTTTCCGCAAGCGTCCCGTCCAGATCGAATACGATCAGCTGTTTCATCGCGATGTCCCATCCGGCAAAGCCACTTCGAGCAGGATCGCCGCGGGGCTCGGCTGAAAATCGCAGGCTCCTACCGCAGCGGGGAGGAGGACCACGTCGCCCGTACGGAGGGCGAATATTCGCTCGTCATGTTCCAGATTCCCCTGGCCACTGATGCACACCAGGACCCGCGGCGTGCCCTGGGCCCCGACGCTGAATCGGCTTTCGCCGCAGAATCGCCGCAACCCGAACTGCTCGCATCGGAAGAGTTCTTCGACAAGTACGGGATCCCGCCGTTGTTCCACCGGAAGTACCGGAAGGACCGGTCCGGTGCTGAAGTCGGCGCAGGCCAGTGCTCGATCGACCTGAAGCGCCCGGGGTTCTCCGGTCCGGGGGTCGACGCGGTCCCAGTCGTACAGGCGAAACGTCTGGTCGCTGTTCTGCTGGACCTCGAACAACACGACACCAGTACCGATGGCATGAACCGTGCCCGCAGGCAGGAATACCCCGTCACCGGCCTTCGGGGTGAAGCATGCCAGGCGCTCTCGCACCGCCGCGCCGGAGGTCGACCGACGCAGATCGTCCGCGGTCGTGCCCGGCTTCAGCCCCGCGTAGATGAGGCTGTCCGGCTCCGCCTCCAGAACCACCCACGCTTCGGTCTTGCCGCTGTCGTCCAAGCGGAGATCGGACGCCTGGCGATCGGAGGGATGAACCTGGACCGAGAGTGTCTCCCGAGCATCGATGAACTTGAGGAGAAGCGGAAATCGTCGAAACCGTCCGGCCGAGGATCCCAGAACATGTTCCGGCCACCGTTCGATCAGTTGACTTATGCTCAGTCCCTTGAGCGGCCCATTCGCCACCCGGCTCTGGTGCTCGTCCCGGTCGCTCAGCAACCAGGCCTCCCCGACGGGTCCGTCGGGCATGGGTGCCGCGAAAAGGTCTACGAAGCGACGGCCACCCCAGGGCCGGTACTGATAGATGGGCTCGAATCGGAGCGGATACAGCGGAGCCGGGCTCCGACCATCCGCGCGTACGGTCGAGGGAAATTCGATCGGTGGTGCCGGTCTCGCGGGCATCGGTGTCGCCTCGCATCAAATTCGGCCTGCCCCGGACGGGCGTGCGTGGCGACGAGGTCAGGATCACCCGGGGCACTGACGCTATGCCCCTCGAGTCGGTCGGCGCAAACAACCGGACGGGGCACTTCGCGCGGCTGTCGGGAATACCGCAGACGCTGAAGGTTCGACCGCGTCCCTTCGCTTCTGACCCTGGCGTTTTCTTGCCCCCGGGGACCTGTTCGACGCCGGGCATGATCTGTGACACGCTCAGGGGAGTTCGCCCAGGACCGCCGGCGGCCTTGACCTTCTTCGTGCCTGAGGATGGACCGTGACGGGCAGCGATCGGGAACGTTCGATCGTCGCGGCATTCGTGTCGATCGCCGAGGCGTTGGCCGACGACTACGACATCGTCGATCTGCACACGGGATTGACCGATACTTGCGTGCAGCTCCTGGACGTCGACTGGGCGGGCCTGTTGCTCGCGGACCCCGATGGTGTGCTCCGGGTGGCGGCTGCCTCCTCGGAGCACACCCGCAACCTGGACCTGTTCCAACTGCAGTGCGAGCAGGGCCCGTGCCTGGACTGCTCGCACAACGGAGCAGTGGTGTCGGTCCCGGACCTGGAGCTGGAATCGGCGCGCCGGCCGCGGTTCGCGCCGACCGCGGTGGCGGCCGGGCTCGCCTCCGTGCATGCCGTGCCGATGAGGTTGCGAGCGACGCCACTCGGCGTGCTGGGTCTGTTCGGGGCGAAGGTCGGGGCACTCGATGCCGACGACCTGGTGCTGGGCCAATCGCTTGCGAACGTGGCCGGCGTCGCGTTGGTCACGGCGCAATCCGCGGTCGACGAGAAGGCGCTCAACGCCCAACTGCAGCGCGCTCTGAACAGCCGGGTGATCATCGAACAG comes from the Sporichthyaceae bacterium genome and includes:
- a CDS encoding HAD-IIB family hydrolase; this translates as MKQLIVFDLDGTLAESKASLDHEMVRLLTDLLGVVRVAVISGGAWPQFEKQLLALLPCDRRLEMLSLLPTCGTKFYSYDTQWEQLYSEDLTAEEKSRIVEALEQAGSSLDPPEQVWGEIIEDRGSQITFSALGQQAPAKAKAEWDPDFAKRTRIKAILDPLLPEFAVRLGGATSVDVTKAGIDKAFGIRKLRDVLGIRIDQMLFIGDALFPGGNDYPAKEAGVLCIQVRDPDETKRVIEALLACSGVDREQLDTASGARATARL
- a CDS encoding type I phosphomannose isomerase catalytic subunit, which translates into the protein MPARPAPPIEFPSTVRADGRSPAPLYPLRFEPIYQYRPWGGRRFVDLFAAPMPDGPVGEAWLLSDRDEHQSRVANGPLKGLSISQLIERWPEHVLGSSAGRFRRFPLLLKFIDARETLSVQVHPSDRQASDLRLDDSGKTEAWVVLEAEPDSLIYAGLKPGTTADDLRRSTSGAAVRERLACFTPKAGDGVFLPAGTVHAIGTGVVLFEVQQNSDQTFRLYDWDRVDPRTGEPRALQVDRALACADFSTGPVLPVLPVEQRRDPVLVEELFRCEQFGLRRFCGESRFSVGAQGTPRVLVCISGQGNLEHDERIFALRTGDVVLLPAAVGACDFQPSPAAILLEVALPDGTSR
- a CDS encoding GAF and ANTAR domain-containing protein; protein product: MTGSDRERSIVAAFVSIAEALADDYDIVDLHTGLTDTCVQLLDVDWAGLLLADPDGVLRVAAASSEHTRNLDLFQLQCEQGPCLDCSHNGAVVSVPDLELESARRPRFAPTAVAAGLASVHAVPMRLRATPLGVLGLFGAKVGALDADDLVLGQSLANVAGVALVTAQSAVDEKALNAQLQRALNSRVIIEQAKGFLSQYADLDVDRSFAILRRYCRDRNLRLTDVALQLVDRELPADVVLGHGHEKGLGRGAARTQ